In the Bradyrhizobium guangzhouense genome, one interval contains:
- a CDS encoding GNAT family acetyltransferase yields the protein MSALKIDAIDDSDVEPVVALWQRCGLTRPWNDPHADIALARRRENSTVLVGRDKGAIVATVMVGHDGHRGWAYYVAVDPDGRKRGYGRAIMAAAEDWLRAAGIAKLQLLVRRENAQANAFYQSLAFEESTSVMFQKWLDGREH from the coding sequence ATGTCCGCTCTCAAGATCGATGCGATCGACGATTCCGACGTCGAGCCGGTGGTGGCGCTGTGGCAGCGCTGCGGCCTGACGCGCCCCTGGAACGATCCGCATGCCGATATCGCGCTGGCACGGCGGCGCGAGAATTCGACGGTGCTCGTTGGCCGCGACAAGGGCGCGATCGTGGCGACCGTCATGGTCGGCCATGACGGCCATCGCGGCTGGGCCTATTACGTCGCCGTCGATCCCGATGGCCGCAAGCGCGGTTACGGCCGCGCGATCATGGCGGCCGCCGAAGACTGGCTGCGCGCGGCCGGCATCGCCAAGCTGCAGCTGCTGGTCCGGCGCGAGAATGCGCAGGCGAACGCGTTCTACCAGTCGTTGGCGTTCGAGGAATCGACCTCGGTGATGTTCCAGAAGTGGCTCGACGGCCGCGAACACTGA
- a CDS encoding GDP-mannose pyrophosphatase, with product MTISDRVRIKDVRVLSDGWTTLKSTTFDYRRANGEWQTQKRETYERDNAAAILPYNRAARSVILVRQFRLPAFIRGYDDLLIEAAAGVLDNAEPEARIRAEAEEETGYRLHDVHKVFEAFMSPGAITEKLHFFVAEYEPHMRVSDGGGLEHEGEDIEVLELGIDEALAMIADGRIIDGKAIMLLQYAALHVFR from the coding sequence ATGACCATTTCCGACCGCGTCCGCATCAAGGACGTTCGCGTGCTCTCCGACGGCTGGACCACGTTGAAAAGCACCACGTTCGACTACCGGCGCGCCAATGGCGAGTGGCAGACGCAGAAGCGCGAGACCTATGAGCGCGACAACGCCGCCGCCATCCTGCCTTACAATCGCGCGGCGCGCAGTGTGATCCTGGTGCGTCAGTTCCGCCTGCCCGCCTTCATCCGCGGTTACGACGATCTGCTGATCGAAGCGGCTGCCGGCGTGCTTGACAATGCCGAGCCAGAAGCGCGCATTCGCGCCGAGGCCGAGGAAGAAACCGGCTATCGCCTGCACGACGTGCACAAGGTGTTCGAAGCCTTCATGAGCCCCGGTGCCATCACGGAGAAGCTGCATTTCTTCGTCGCCGAATACGAGCCGCACATGCGGGTCAGCGACGGCGGCGGCCTCGAGCACGAGGGCGAGGACATCGAGGTACTGGAGCTCGGCATCGACGAGGCTCTGGCGATGATCGCCGACGGCAGGATCATCGACGGCAAGGCGATCATGCTGCTGCAATACGCCGCGCTGCATGTGTTCAGGTAG
- a CDS encoding glycine/sarcosine/betaine reductase selenoprotein B family protein has product MSAPRDDEFGFAPDYDSPIPYMQRTRDYYSAIGYTTPYRWAHHTAAAFQPLKKPLAQSRVTIITTAAPYDPDKGDQGPGAAYNGSAKFYQVYDGDTSKQHDLRISHIGYDRKHTSATDNGTWFPLPQLLKASASGRIGEVAPRFFGAPTNRSHRVTLDTDAPEILARCLADKVDAAVLVPNCPVCHQTTALVARHLEAGGIPTVIMGCAKDIIEHAAVPRFLFSDFPLGNSAGKPQDVASQAQTLELALKLLETASGPQTTMQSPLRWSEDASWKLDYNNVAQLSPEELARRRAEFDKQKEIARGNRAA; this is encoded by the coding sequence ATGTCCGCCCCGCGCGACGACGAATTCGGCTTTGCGCCCGACTATGATTCTCCGATCCCCTATATGCAGCGCACGCGGGATTATTACAGCGCGATCGGCTACACCACGCCTTATCGCTGGGCGCATCACACCGCAGCAGCGTTTCAACCCCTGAAGAAGCCGCTAGCGCAGTCGCGCGTCACCATCATCACCACGGCCGCGCCCTACGACCCTGATAAGGGCGACCAGGGCCCGGGCGCGGCGTATAACGGCAGCGCGAAGTTTTACCAGGTCTATGACGGCGACACCTCAAAGCAGCACGATTTGCGCATCTCGCACATCGGCTACGACCGCAAGCACACCTCGGCCACAGACAACGGCACCTGGTTTCCGCTGCCGCAGCTCTTGAAGGCAAGCGCCTCGGGCCGCATCGGCGAAGTCGCGCCGCGCTTTTTCGGCGCGCCGACCAACCGCAGCCATCGCGTCACGCTGGACACTGATGCGCCGGAGATTCTGGCGCGCTGTCTTGCCGACAAGGTCGACGCTGCCGTGCTGGTGCCGAACTGCCCGGTCTGCCACCAGACCACCGCGCTGGTGGCGCGGCACCTCGAGGCGGGCGGCATTCCGACCGTGATCATGGGCTGCGCCAAGGACATCATCGAGCACGCGGCCGTGCCGCGCTTCTTGTTCAGCGACTTCCCGCTCGGCAATTCCGCCGGCAAGCCGCAGGACGTCGCCTCGCAGGCGCAGACGCTGGAGCTCGCGCTCAAGCTGCTGGAGACTGCGAGCGGACCGCAGACCACGATGCAGTCGCCGCTGCGCTGGAGCGAGGACGCGTCCTGGAAGCTCGACTACAACAACGTCGCGCAGCTGTCGCCGGAAGAGCTGGCGCGCCGCCGCGCCGAATTCGACAAGCAGAAGGAGATCGCGCGCGGCAACCGTGCCGCCTGA
- a CDS encoding CaiB/BaiF CoA transferase family protein has translation MTRPFEGVKILDFTQVLAGPYASYQLALLGADVIKVERREGEDMRRTPLSREWAERGLAPAFQAINGNKRSLTLDLQKPDAIAIVNKLAAQVDVVMENFRPGVMDKLGIGYEALSAINPKLIYCAVSGFGQTGPDRLRPGYDGKMQALSGIMAISGHPETGPTRAGFAVCDVLSGATAAFAVSSALYQRDRTGKGQLVDVSMLEATMAFLSGQIADWSVAGHRQQLSGNQAVSRRTTANLFRCGDGHILLAVNNEKQYRALMTTLGREDTLSDPRFADWFSRNENEPALRAIIEQALAKRPAREWETILEDAGAPCASIWKVEEVIDHPQIRARGAIQELDTPYGRLRFAGSGFKLAHGGGKLDRMAPELGADTDAVLGELGFDATEIAALRAREIV, from the coding sequence GTGACGCGACCGTTCGAAGGCGTGAAGATTCTGGACTTCACGCAAGTGCTGGCCGGCCCCTATGCGAGCTACCAGCTCGCGCTGTTGGGGGCTGATGTCATCAAGGTCGAGCGGCGCGAGGGCGAGGACATGCGCCGCACACCTCTCTCGCGCGAATGGGCCGAGCGCGGGCTGGCGCCGGCATTCCAGGCCATCAACGGCAACAAGCGCAGCCTGACGCTCGATCTGCAAAAGCCCGACGCAATCGCGATCGTGAACAAGCTGGCCGCGCAGGTCGACGTCGTCATGGAAAACTTCCGCCCGGGCGTCATGGATAAGCTCGGCATCGGCTACGAGGCGCTTTCGGCGATCAATCCAAAGCTGATCTATTGCGCGGTGTCGGGCTTCGGCCAGACCGGCCCGGATCGCTTGCGGCCCGGCTATGACGGCAAGATGCAGGCGCTGTCGGGCATCATGGCGATATCAGGCCACCCCGAAACAGGCCCCACGCGCGCGGGCTTTGCCGTGTGCGACGTGCTGTCGGGCGCAACCGCCGCATTCGCGGTGTCGAGCGCGCTGTACCAGCGCGACCGCACCGGCAAGGGCCAGCTCGTCGACGTCTCCATGCTGGAGGCGACGATGGCGTTCTTGTCAGGGCAAATCGCTGACTGGTCGGTCGCCGGCCATCGCCAGCAGCTTTCGGGCAATCAGGCCGTCAGCCGCAGGACCACGGCGAACTTGTTCAGATGCGGCGACGGCCACATCCTGCTCGCGGTCAACAACGAGAAGCAATATCGCGCGCTGATGACCACGCTCGGGCGCGAGGATACGCTGAGCGATCCCCGCTTTGCCGACTGGTTCTCCCGCAACGAGAACGAGCCCGCGCTGCGCGCCATCATCGAGCAGGCGCTTGCGAAACGGCCGGCACGCGAATGGGAGACGATCCTCGAGGATGCCGGTGCGCCCTGCGCAAGCATCTGGAAGGTCGAGGAAGTGATCGATCATCCCCAGATCAGGGCGCGTGGCGCGATCCAGGAGCTGGACACGCCCTATGGCCGTCTGCGCTTTGCCGGCAGCGGCTTCAAGCTGGCGCATGGCGGCGGCAAGCTCGACCGGATGGCGCCGGAGCTGGGCGCGGATACGGATGCGGTGCTGGGTGAACTGGGGTTCGACGCGACCGAGATCGCGGCGCTCAGGGCGCGGGAGATCGTCTGA
- a CDS encoding TetR family transcriptional regulator: protein MARPKKSDGDARARLADAVGRGFRTGGFGGAGVDALAKGAGLTSGAFYAHFDSKADAFRLAVADGLAFLRGGMAQFQAQYGSAWREPFIDFYLGERMEVGLDEACALPSFSSDVARSDAATRAVYQGELERLADLVAQGFRGTHARQRALALLAILTGAADMARAVKDDAIRREILAAAKVAAKAI from the coding sequence ATGGCACGACCGAAGAAGAGCGATGGTGACGCGCGCGCGCGGCTGGCGGATGCCGTCGGGCGCGGCTTCCGCACCGGCGGATTCGGCGGCGCCGGCGTGGACGCGCTCGCAAAGGGCGCGGGCCTCACCTCGGGCGCGTTCTATGCCCATTTCGACTCCAAGGCCGATGCATTCCGGCTCGCGGTGGCGGACGGGCTCGCCTTCCTGCGCGGCGGCATGGCCCAGTTTCAGGCGCAATACGGCAGCGCTTGGCGCGAACCGTTCATCGACTTCTATCTCGGTGAGCGGATGGAGGTCGGCCTCGATGAGGCCTGCGCGCTGCCGAGCTTTTCATCGGATGTGGCGCGCTCGGATGCGGCAACGCGCGCAGTCTACCAGGGGGAGTTGGAACGTCTGGCAGATCTGGTCGCGCAGGGTTTTCGCGGCACGCATGCGCGGCAGCGCGCGCTGGCGCTGCTGGCGATCCTGACAGGTGCGGCCGACATGGCGCGCGCGGTGAAGGACGATGCCATCAGGCGTGAGATCCTCGCCGCGGCCAAAGTTGCGGCGAAGGCGATCTAG
- a CDS encoding Tautomerase enzyme, whose translation MPIQIIVPEGALTPSGEAEAFGKLTELLLRLHGLTGNRFMTPNVIGEVTVVPKRRTYSGGKPADIAVFELKVPSFVLPTQELKDAWISEGTAIIEKAAEGRIKREHIFANVSYAVDGGWGIGGDAFSNAALGSAVAAA comes from the coding sequence ATGCCCATCCAGATCATCGTTCCCGAAGGTGCGCTGACGCCATCGGGAGAAGCCGAGGCGTTCGGCAAGCTAACCGAGCTCCTGCTCCGCCTGCACGGCCTCACCGGCAACCGCTTCATGACGCCGAACGTCATCGGCGAAGTGACCGTGGTGCCGAAGCGCCGCACCTATTCCGGCGGCAAGCCCGCCGACATCGCCGTGTTCGAGCTCAAGGTGCCGTCGTTCGTGCTGCCGACGCAGGAGCTGAAGGACGCCTGGATCTCCGAGGGAACTGCCATCATCGAGAAAGCCGCCGAGGGACGCATCAAGCGCGAGCATATCTTCGCCAATGTCAGCTACGCGGTCGATGGCGGCTGGGGCATCGGCGGCGACGCGTTCAGCAACGCAGCGCTCGGGTCGGCTGTCGCTGCGGCTTGA
- a CDS encoding SOS response-associated peptidase, with the protein MCGRFVITSAPAALRQLFGYIEQPNFPPRYNVAPTQPIPVVLVENGARHFRLMRWGLLPSWVKDPKGFTLLINARSETVLEKPAFKKAIRRRRGLIPADGYYEWKSEGGRKQPFLIHRADGAPLGFAAVFETWIGPNGEELDTVAIVTAAADEDLATLHDRVPVTISPRDFERWLDCRGDEIDQILPLMTAPRIGEFAWHPVSTRVNRVANDDEQLLLPISAEEMAAEAEAVKPKKLVRKVAAASSDDGQGSLF; encoded by the coding sequence ATGTGTGGACGCTTCGTCATAACTTCGGCCCCCGCGGCCTTACGGCAACTGTTCGGCTATATCGAGCAGCCGAATTTCCCGCCCCGGTACAACGTCGCGCCGACACAACCGATTCCGGTCGTGCTGGTCGAGAATGGCGCGCGCCATTTCCGCCTGATGCGCTGGGGCCTGCTGCCGAGCTGGGTCAAGGACCCCAAGGGTTTTACGCTGCTGATCAACGCCCGCTCCGAAACGGTGCTGGAGAAGCCCGCGTTCAAAAAGGCGATTCGCCGGCGGCGCGGCCTGATCCCGGCTGACGGCTATTACGAATGGAAGTCGGAAGGCGGCCGCAAGCAGCCTTTCCTCATCCATCGCGCCGACGGCGCGCCGCTTGGCTTTGCCGCGGTGTTCGAAACCTGGATCGGGCCGAACGGCGAGGAGCTCGACACGGTTGCGATCGTGACGGCCGCTGCGGACGAAGATCTGGCCACGCTGCATGACCGCGTGCCCGTCACCATCAGCCCGCGCGATTTCGAGCGCTGGCTCGATTGCCGTGGCGACGAGATCGATCAGATCCTGCCGTTGATGACGGCGCCACGCATCGGCGAATTCGCCTGGCACCCGGTCTCCACCCGCGTCAACCGCGTCGCCAATGACGACGAGCAACTGCTCTTGCCGATCAGCGCGGAGGAGATGGCGGCGGAAGCGGAGGCCGTGAAGCCGAAGAAGTTGGTGCGGAAGGTTGCTGCTGCGTCATCCGATGACGGGCAGGGCTCGTTGTTCTAG
- a CDS encoding NUDIX hydrolase, protein MPTVIQPTHPQIAVSAAIFRDGKVLLTRRARSPAKGFYSLPGGRVEFGESLHQALSREVDEETGLAIEIVGLAGWREVLPAAPGAGHYLIMSFAARWVAREPSLNDELDDFRWIAPGALGSLSDLKLTGGLEEIIQSAARLIGP, encoded by the coding sequence ATGCCCACGGTCATCCAGCCCACCCATCCCCAGATCGCCGTCAGTGCCGCGATTTTTCGCGACGGTAAGGTGCTGCTGACCCGCCGCGCCCGCTCGCCCGCCAAGGGCTTCTACTCGCTGCCTGGCGGGCGGGTCGAATTCGGCGAATCGCTGCACCAGGCCCTGAGCCGTGAGGTCGACGAGGAGACCGGGCTCGCCATCGAGATCGTCGGCCTCGCCGGCTGGCGCGAGGTGCTGCCGGCCGCGCCGGGTGCCGGCCATTATCTGATCATGTCCTTTGCCGCCCGCTGGGTCGCGCGGGAACCGTCCCTGAACGACGAACTCGACGATTTCAGATGGATCGCCCCTGGCGCGCTTGGCAGCCTCAGTGACCTCAAGCTGACCGGGGGGCTGGAGGAAATCATCCAGTCGGCCGCGCGCCTGATCGGCCCCTGA
- a CDS encoding TIGR02301 family protein, which yields MFPRFLAIFALILACASAPLRAQDVAAPFDADLQRLAEILGGLHYLRGICGSNEGNKWRTEMQALIDAETPAGERRTRMIAAFNRGYNGFQQTYRSCTPAATVAISRYIEEGSKISRDLTARYAN from the coding sequence ATGTTCCCGCGATTTCTGGCCATTTTTGCCCTGATCCTCGCCTGCGCCTCCGCGCCCCTCCGGGCCCAGGACGTGGCGGCGCCGTTCGACGCCGATTTGCAGCGGCTGGCCGAGATCCTCGGCGGCCTGCATTATCTGCGTGGCATCTGCGGCTCCAACGAGGGCAACAAATGGCGCACCGAGATGCAGGCGCTGATCGATGCCGAAACCCCCGCCGGCGAACGGCGCACCCGCATGATTGCCGCCTTCAACCGCGGCTATAACGGCTTCCAGCAGACCTACCGAAGCTGCACGCCGGCGGCGACGGTGGCGATCAGCCGTTACATCGAGGAAGGCTCGAAGATCTCACGGGATCTGACAGCGCGCTACGCGAACTAG
- a CDS encoding sulfurtransferase yields the protein MSQPTALITTEQLAAILGDPDLRLYDCTTYNEPVPPGSDVPYRAVPGDKTFAAGHIPGADFLDLQGEFSDTSARQFFMMPDVAQLEAAFGHHGLDASKTIVLYSIGTMMWATRFWWMLRSLGVDARVLDGGFDKWKDEGRAIETGAPKGYPTTTFKAAPRAGFFVDKDFVKARIGDPATVTVNALGPQFHRGLEPSRYGRPGRVPGSVNVSAATLVNADKTLTTLADAEAKFAAAGITRDKNVILYCGGGISATIDLLMLTQLGYDKLTLYDASMGEWARDPSLPIETD from the coding sequence ATGTCCCAGCCCACCGCCCTCATCACCACCGAGCAACTCGCCGCCATCCTCGGCGATCCCGATCTCCGCCTCTACGATTGCACGACCTACAACGAGCCGGTGCCACCAGGCAGCGACGTGCCGTATCGCGCCGTCCCCGGCGACAAGACGTTTGCGGCCGGCCACATCCCCGGCGCCGATTTCCTCGATCTGCAGGGCGAATTCTCCGACACCTCCGCGCGACAGTTCTTCATGATGCCTGATGTGGCCCAGCTCGAGGCCGCCTTCGGCCACCACGGGCTCGATGCAAGCAAGACCATCGTACTCTACAGCATCGGCACCATGATGTGGGCGACGCGGTTCTGGTGGATGCTGCGCTCGCTCGGCGTTGATGCGCGCGTGCTCGACGGCGGTTTTGACAAATGGAAGGATGAGGGGCGGGCGATTGAGACAGGCGCGCCGAAGGGCTATCCGACGACGACCTTCAAGGCCGCGCCGCGTGCCGGCTTCTTCGTCGACAAGGATTTTGTGAAGGCGCGCATCGGCGATCCCGCGACCGTTACCGTCAACGCGCTGGGGCCGCAATTTCATCGTGGCCTCGAGCCGAGCCGCTACGGCCGGCCGGGCCGGGTGCCCGGCAGCGTCAACGTGTCGGCCGCAACGCTGGTGAACGCCGACAAGACGCTGACGACGCTCGCCGATGCCGAGGCCAAATTCGCCGCCGCTGGCATCACGCGCGACAAGAACGTGATTCTGTATTGCGGCGGCGGCATCTCGGCAACGATCGACCTGCTGATGCTGACGCAGCTCGGCTACGACAAGCTGACGCTCTATGATGCCTCGATGGGTGAATGGGCCAGAGACCCGTCACTGCCGATCGAAACGGATTAG
- a CDS encoding dihydroorotase produces MTQRFDVILKGGTVVNQDGEGISDIGIINGRIAELGPLSQGAAAEVIDCKGLHILPGVMDTQVHFREPGLEHKEDLETGSRSAVMGGVTAVFEMPNTSPLTVTEATFSDKVKRAHHRMHCDFAFFIGGTRENVQDLPMLERAPGCAGVKVFIGSSTGALLVEDDESLRRIFQVIRRRAAFHAEDEYRLNDRKSLRIEGDPRSHPVWRDETAALMATQRLVKLAHETGKRIHVLHISTKEEIEFLRDHKDVASCEATPHHLTLVAPECYERLGTLAQMNPPVRGADHRTGIWRGIEQGIIDVLGSDHAPHTLDEKQKTYPASPSGMTGVQTLVPLMLDHVNAGRLSLARFVDLTSAGPARLYNMACKGRIAAGYDADFTVVDLKRSETITNKWVASKAGWTPYDGVRVTGWPVGTFVRGKRVMWQGELVTASQGEAVRFLETLKQ; encoded by the coding sequence ATGACCCAGCGCTTCGACGTGATCCTCAAGGGCGGCACCGTCGTCAATCAGGACGGCGAGGGTATCAGCGATATCGGCATCATCAATGGCCGCATCGCTGAGCTGGGCCCGCTGTCGCAAGGCGCCGCCGCCGAGGTGATCGACTGCAAGGGTCTGCACATCCTGCCCGGCGTGATGGACACGCAAGTGCATTTCCGCGAGCCAGGGCTGGAGCACAAGGAAGACCTCGAGACCGGGTCGCGCAGCGCCGTGATGGGCGGCGTCACCGCCGTGTTCGAGATGCCGAACACCTCGCCGCTCACGGTGACCGAGGCCACCTTCTCCGACAAGGTCAAGCGTGCCCATCATCGCATGCATTGCGATTTCGCCTTCTTCATCGGCGGCACCCGCGAAAACGTGCAGGACCTGCCCATGCTCGAGCGCGCCCCCGGCTGCGCGGGCGTGAAGGTGTTCATCGGCTCGTCGACCGGCGCGCTCCTGGTCGAGGACGACGAAAGCCTGCGCCGCATTTTTCAGGTGATCCGACGCCGCGCCGCATTTCATGCCGAGGACGAGTATCGCCTTAACGACCGGAAATCGCTGCGCATCGAGGGCGATCCGCGCTCGCATCCGGTGTGGCGCGACGAGACCGCGGCGCTGATGGCGACGCAGCGCCTGGTCAAGCTCGCGCACGAGACCGGCAAACGTATCCACGTGCTGCACATCTCGACCAAGGAAGAGATCGAGTTTTTGCGTGACCACAAGGACGTGGCATCGTGCGAGGCGACGCCGCACCATCTCACGCTGGTCGCGCCGGAATGCTACGAGCGGCTCGGCACGCTGGCGCAGATGAATCCGCCGGTGCGCGGCGCCGATCATCGCACCGGCATCTGGCGCGGCATCGAGCAGGGCATCATCGACGTGCTCGGCTCCGACCACGCTCCGCACACGCTGGACGAAAAGCAGAAGACCTATCCCGCTTCGCCCTCCGGCATGACCGGCGTGCAGACGCTGGTGCCGCTGATGCTCGACCACGTCAATGCAGGCCGGCTGTCGCTCGCACGCTTCGTCGATCTCACCAGCGCCGGCCCCGCGCGTCTCTACAACATGGCTTGCAAGGGTCGCATCGCCGCCGGCTACGATGCCGATTTCACAGTGGTCGATCTCAAGCGCAGCGAAACCATCACCAACAAATGGGTGGCGTCCAAGGCCGGCTGGACGCCCTACGACGGCGTCCGCGTGACGGGCTGGCCCGTGGGCACATTCGTCCGCGGCAAACGCGTGATGTGGCAGGGCGAACTGGTGACGGCCTCGCAGGGCGAGGCGGTGCGGTTCCTGGAGACGCTGAAGCAGTAG
- a CDS encoding YgfZ/GcvT domain-containing protein — protein sequence MKSAFLPDRGVIKVAGEDARNFLNGLITTDVDRLKPGLGRFGALLTPQGKIIVDFLITEAPSGHGGGFLIDCPKPLADGLATKLKFYKLRAKVTVDILDLGVLAAWDGQPAALPDLAFADPRHAELGTRILIPEDLKQKLSDLIGAELVDASEYESHRIALGVPRGGLDFMYSDAFPHETNMDRLAGVDFDKGCYVGQEVVSRMQHRGTARTRSVKVLLEDSSPEIGVSVMAGDKAVGTMGSSAKGKGIALVRIDRVADALDAGQPLTAGGLALKLAEPEIVRIPAKQPIA from the coding sequence ATGAAATCAGCGTTTCTTCCCGACCGGGGCGTGATCAAGGTCGCGGGCGAGGACGCACGCAACTTCCTCAACGGCCTCATCACCACCGATGTCGACAGGCTCAAGCCGGGCCTGGGGCGATTCGGTGCGCTGCTGACGCCGCAGGGCAAGATCATCGTGGATTTCCTGATCACGGAGGCGCCCAGCGGCCACGGCGGCGGGTTCCTGATCGACTGCCCGAAACCGCTGGCCGATGGCCTCGCTACCAAGCTGAAATTCTACAAGCTGCGGGCCAAGGTCACGGTGGACATCCTCGATCTGGGCGTGCTCGCAGCCTGGGATGGCCAGCCTGCCGCACTGCCGGATCTCGCCTTCGCCGATCCGCGCCATGCCGAGCTCGGCACGCGCATCCTGATCCCCGAGGATCTCAAGCAGAAACTGTCGGACCTGATCGGTGCGGAGCTGGTCGATGCCAGCGAATACGAGTCGCACCGGATCGCGCTCGGCGTGCCGCGCGGCGGGCTCGATTTCATGTACAGCGACGCGTTCCCGCACGAGACCAACATGGATCGCCTTGCCGGCGTCGATTTCGACAAGGGCTGCTATGTCGGCCAGGAGGTCGTCTCGCGCATGCAGCATCGCGGCACCGCGCGCACCCGTAGCGTGAAGGTGCTGCTCGAGGACTCTTCGCCCGAGATCGGCGTCAGTGTCATGGCCGGCGACAAGGCCGTCGGCACCATGGGCTCGTCGGCAAAGGGCAAGGGCATCGCGCTGGTGCGCATCGACCGTGTTGCGGATGCGCTCGATGCCGGGCAGCCGCTCACCGCTGGCGGACTCGCGCTGAAGCTGGCAGAACCCGAAATCGTTCGCATTCCCGCAAAGCAGCCCATCGCATGA
- a CDS encoding DNA-3-methyladenine glycosylase I: protein MSRAPRLHPDGKTRCPWPGEDPLYVAYHDTEWGVPEYDDRALYEKLILDGFQAGLSWITILRKRDNFRKAFDDFQPEKIARYSEKKVHALMNDAGIVRNKAKIDGAILSAKSYLDIMEKGPGFSKLLWDFMGGKPKVNNFKTTASVPASTPLSVQISKELSSRGFKFVGPTIVYAFMQATGMVNDHLVDCHCHATCSKLQRKPRLKAK, encoded by the coding sequence ATGAGCCGTGCTCCCCGCCTGCATCCCGACGGAAAGACCCGCTGCCCCTGGCCCGGCGAAGACCCGCTCTACGTCGCCTATCACGACACCGAATGGGGCGTGCCTGAATATGACGACCGCGCACTCTATGAAAAGCTGATCCTCGACGGCTTTCAGGCCGGCCTGTCCTGGATCACGATTTTGCGCAAGCGCGACAATTTCCGCAAAGCTTTCGACGATTTCCAGCCGGAGAAGATCGCGCGCTACAGCGAGAAGAAAGTGCACGCACTGATGAACGATGCCGGCATCGTGCGCAACAAGGCCAAGATCGACGGCGCGATCCTGAGCGCGAAGTCATATCTCGACATCATGGAGAAGGGGCCGGGCTTCTCGAAGCTGCTGTGGGACTTCATGGGCGGAAAGCCCAAGGTCAACAACTTCAAGACCACCGCGAGCGTGCCGGCGTCGACGCCGCTGTCGGTTCAGATCTCCAAGGAGCTGTCCTCGCGCGGCTTCAAATTCGTCGGGCCGACCATCGTCTATGCCTTCATGCAGGCGACCGGCATGGTCAACGACCATCTGGTCGACTGCCATTGCCACGCGACCTGCAGCAAGCTGCAGCGCAAGCCGCGCCTCAAGGCCAAATGA
- a CDS encoding YfbR-like 5'-deoxynucleotidase, translating into MTARKTARGAESRAWQRMLSGRRLDLLDPSPLDVEIADIAHGLARVARWNGQTIGAHIFSVAQHTLLVETVLRHEMPRVDQRMRLAALLHDAPEYVIGDMISPFKAVLDGHYKAVEKRLLGAIHIRFGLPPVLPDEITQAIKAADRGAAYLEATELAGFSESEARRLFGKDPGLSDSTRRDYLTPWTAARAEKQFLERFGAVFA; encoded by the coding sequence ATGACGGCCAGGAAGACCGCACGCGGTGCGGAGTCCCGCGCCTGGCAGCGCATGCTGTCGGGCCGGCGGCTCGATCTGCTCGATCCCTCCCCGCTCGACGTCGAAATTGCCGACATCGCGCATGGGCTCGCGCGGGTCGCGCGCTGGAACGGGCAGACCATAGGCGCGCACATCTTCTCGGTCGCCCAGCACACCCTGCTGGTGGAGACCGTGCTGCGGCACGAGATGCCACGCGTCGACCAGCGCATGCGGCTCGCCGCTCTGCTGCACGATGCGCCCGAATATGTGATCGGCGACATGATCTCGCCGTTCAAGGCGGTGCTCGATGGTCATTACAAGGCGGTGGAGAAGCGCCTGCTCGGCGCCATCCACATCCGCTTCGGCCTGCCGCCAGTGCTGCCTGACGAGATCACGCAGGCGATCAAGGCAGCCGACCGTGGCGCGGCGTATCTCGAGGCAACCGAGCTCGCTGGCTTCAGCGAGAGCGAGGCGAGGCGCCTGTTCGGCAAGGATCCCGGCCTCTCCGACAGTACCAGGCGCGACTATCTGACGCCCTGGACGGCAGCGCGGGCCGAGAAGCAGTTTCTGGAGCGGTTTGGGGCGGTGTTTGCGTGA